In the genome of Cygnus olor isolate bCygOlo1 chromosome Z, bCygOlo1.pri.v2, whole genome shotgun sequence, one region contains:
- the ZCCHC9 gene encoding zinc finger CCHC domain-containing protein 9 isoform X1 — protein MTRWARKAVAAEGGKALPATPWEEMAAAPRGAVVAVPARKRRRKEYADRDVNGFAAHLRKAAGGGAAEGEEQQQQQEDEEEAAAAVRKALRREGRRLRRQEARRNAMVCFHCREPGHGVADCPAVLESQDMGTGICYRCGSTEHDISKCKAKIDPAAGAFPYAKCFICGEMGHLSRSCPDNPKGLYAEGGCCKLCGSVEHFRKDCPENKNLGGKMLHKSAWLMSSALLIKYMVLSEPSLQIRLRLGDGPLE, from the exons ATGACGCGCTGGGCCCGCAAGGCCGTCGCCGCCGAGGGGGGCAAGGCGCTGCCGGCCACCCCCTGGGAGGAGATGGCGGCGGCGCCCCGCGGCGCAGTGGTGGCGGTGCcggcgaggaagaggaggaggaaggagtaCGCGGACCGCGACGTCAACGGGTTCGCTGCCCACCTCAGGaaggcggcgggcggcggggcggcggagggtgaggagcagcagcagcagcaggaggacgaggaggaggcgGCCGCGGCTGTGAGGAAGGCTCTGCGGCGGGAGGGCCGGCGGCTGAGGCGGCAGGAGGCGAGGAGGAACGCCATG gtatGTTTCCACTGTAGGGAACCTGGCCACGGTGTTGCTGATTGCCCAGCGGTGCTTGAAAGTCAAGATATGGGTACAGGGATCTGTTACCGGTGTGGATCCACAGAACATGACATCAGCAAATGCAAGGCAAAGATAGATCCAGCTGCTG GGGCATTTCCGTATGCAAAATGTTTCATCTGTGGTGAGATGGGACATCTGTCAAGGTCATGTCCAGATAATCCTAAAGGATTGTATGCTGAAG GTGGCTGCTGCAAACTCTGTGGTTCTGTGGAGCACTTTAGAAAAGACTGTCCAGAGAACAAGAACTTAG GTGGAAAAATGCTTCATAAATCTGCCTGGCTGATGAGCTCAgctcttttaataaaatatatggtTTTATCTGAGCCCTCCCTTCAG ATCAGATTACGGTTGGGCGATGGGCCACTGGAATGA
- the ZCCHC9 gene encoding zinc finger CCHC domain-containing protein 9 isoform X2, with product MTRWARKAVAAEGGKALPATPWEEMAAAPRGAVVAVPARKRRRKEYADRDVNGFAAHLRKAAGGGAAEGEEQQQQQEDEEEAAAAVRKALRREGRRLRRQEARRNAMVCFHCREPGHGVADCPAVLESQDMGTGICYRCGSTEHDISKCKAKIDPAAGAFPYAKCFICGEMGHLSRSCPDNPKGLYAEGGCCKLCGSVEHFRKDCPENKNLDQITVGRWATGMSADYEEVTETPKLQKPKVKLPKVVNF from the exons ATGACGCGCTGGGCCCGCAAGGCCGTCGCCGCCGAGGGGGGCAAGGCGCTGCCGGCCACCCCCTGGGAGGAGATGGCGGCGGCGCCCCGCGGCGCAGTGGTGGCGGTGCcggcgaggaagaggaggaggaaggagtaCGCGGACCGCGACGTCAACGGGTTCGCTGCCCACCTCAGGaaggcggcgggcggcggggcggcggagggtgaggagcagcagcagcagcaggaggacgaggaggaggcgGCCGCGGCTGTGAGGAAGGCTCTGCGGCGGGAGGGCCGGCGGCTGAGGCGGCAGGAGGCGAGGAGGAACGCCATG gtatGTTTCCACTGTAGGGAACCTGGCCACGGTGTTGCTGATTGCCCAGCGGTGCTTGAAAGTCAAGATATGGGTACAGGGATCTGTTACCGGTGTGGATCCACAGAACATGACATCAGCAAATGCAAGGCAAAGATAGATCCAGCTGCTG GGGCATTTCCGTATGCAAAATGTTTCATCTGTGGTGAGATGGGACATCTGTCAAGGTCATGTCCAGATAATCCTAAAGGATTGTATGCTGAAG GTGGCTGCTGCAAACTCTGTGGTTCTGTGGAGCACTTTAGAAAAGACTGTCCAGAGAACAAGAACTTAG ATCAGATTACGGTTGGGCGATGGGCCACTGGAATGAGTGCTGATTATGAAGAAGTTACAGAAACACCAAAGCTGCAAAAACCCAAAGTGAAACTACCTAAGGTTGTTAATTTCTAA